In one Pseudomonas sp. Bout1 genomic region, the following are encoded:
- the queD gene encoding 6-carboxytetrahydropterin synthase QueD, with protein MEIFKEFTFESAHRLPHVPQGHKCGRLHGHSFKVAIHLSGDLDPHTGWIRDFSEIKAIFKPLYERLDHNYLNDIPGLENPTSEVLAKWIWTELKPLLPELSAIRIHETCTSGCIYRGE; from the coding sequence GTGGAAATCTTCAAAGAATTTACATTCGAATCTGCCCACCGCTTGCCCCACGTTCCGCAAGGCCACAAATGCGGGCGCCTGCATGGCCATTCGTTCAAGGTGGCGATCCACCTCAGCGGCGACCTCGACCCGCATACCGGCTGGATCCGCGACTTCTCGGAGATCAAGGCGATTTTCAAGCCGCTCTACGAACGCCTCGACCACAACTACCTCAATGACATCCCAGGCCTTGAGAACCCGACCAGCGAAGTGCTGGCCAAGTGGATCTGGACTGAATTGAAACCGCTGTTGCCGGAACTCAGCGCGATTCGCATCCATGAGACCTGCACCAGCGGCTGCATTTATCGCGGCGAATAA
- a CDS encoding patatin-like phospholipase family protein has translation MTAIHMKFPALTLKAGKRAFARIREQGLAPADVGILPGAAGGPKALGIQGLDLALFGDWLPRAPRERALIGASIGSWRFASACLPDPVQGLLDLGRLYNEQRFAKGVTMAEVSQSCVRMLDDLLAGRDARVLDNPNYRLNIMVVKSHGLLADDHRGRLGLGLSSVIADNLRGRARLSRHFERLIVHDPRQAPPLHALTDFPSRFLNLELGNLRQALLASGSIPMVMQGVRDLPGAGTGTYRDGGLLDYHLDLPYHGDDIVLYPHFTDRVIPGWFDKGLPWRRANQQGLQDVLLVAPSKEYLARLPHGKLPDRSDFKRFMGDDPGRNKYWQTAMSESQRLGDEFLQLADNGQLGERLLAL, from the coding sequence ATGACTGCTATCCATATGAAGTTCCCAGCCTTGACCCTCAAGGCCGGCAAACGTGCCTTCGCGCGCATCCGCGAGCAGGGCCTCGCGCCTGCAGATGTCGGCATCCTGCCCGGCGCCGCCGGTGGCCCCAAGGCCTTGGGTATCCAGGGGCTGGACCTGGCGCTGTTCGGAGACTGGCTGCCGCGCGCGCCACGCGAACGTGCGCTGATCGGCGCCTCGATTGGCTCGTGGCGTTTCGCCAGTGCCTGCCTGCCCGACCCGGTGCAAGGCCTGCTGGACCTGGGCCGGTTGTATAACGAACAGCGCTTTGCCAAAGGCGTGACCATGGCCGAAGTCAGCCAGAGTTGCGTACGCATGCTCGACGACCTGCTGGCCGGCCGCGATGCGCGGGTACTCGACAACCCGAACTACCGGCTGAACATCATGGTGGTCAAAAGCCACGGGCTGCTCGCCGACGACCACCGTGGTCGTCTCGGCCTGGGCCTGTCATCCGTGATCGCCGACAACCTGCGGGGCCGCGCACGGCTGTCACGCCACTTCGAACGGCTGATCGTCCACGACCCACGCCAGGCGCCACCGCTGCATGCGCTCACGGATTTCCCCTCGCGCTTCCTTAACCTGGAACTGGGCAACCTGCGCCAGGCGCTGCTGGCGTCCGGCTCGATCCCCATGGTGATGCAAGGTGTGCGCGACCTGCCGGGTGCAGGCACAGGCACTTACCGCGATGGCGGCCTGCTGGACTATCACCTCGACCTGCCCTACCACGGCGATGACATCGTGCTGTACCCGCACTTCACCGACCGGGTTATCCCCGGCTGGTTCGATAAAGGTTTGCCGTGGCGGCGCGCCAATCAACAAGGGTTGCAGGATGTATTGCTGGTGGCGCCGTCGAAGGAGTATCTCGCCCGCCTGCCTCACGGCAAACTGCCAGACCGCAGTGACTTCAAGCGCTTTATGGGCGATGACCCTGGCCGTAACAAGTACTGGCAAACCGCGATGAGCGAAAGCCAACGGCTGGGGGATGAATTTTTGCAACTGGCCGATAACGGGCAATTGGGCGAACGCCTGCTGGCTCTCTGA